In Niallia sp. FSL W8-0635, one genomic interval encodes:
- a CDS encoding extracellular solute-binding protein → MKSYKKLLMSGVALLTAFSLTACGGNDTKESSKGGSTDGKQTLTVSVDGDGYKKYIESIKGDFESENNAEVKVVVMAMTDQADALALDGPAGTGPDVFIAPYDRVGSMGSQGHLAEVTTQPEGITDTESKLVTFEGKQYGTPFVIETLVGFYNKDLISEMPKDFSEVEALTKDSKYAFTSESGKNTAFLAKWTDFYFSYGLVAGYGGYAFGSEGTDPTDIGLNNEGTIDAIKYAKTWYDQWPKGMQDVTGSGDFITEMFTTGKTAVIIDGPWMASTYKDAGVNYGVGAIPTLPNGEKFAAFGGGKAWVASSYAQNPELAAKWLEYVGNADNSTKFFEATNEIPANTIAREAVPADNELAQAVIANFENASPMPNIQQMAEVWDGGQYLMFDAVSGAKTPEQSAEDTVKNIKESIEQKYK, encoded by the coding sequence ATGAAAAGCTATAAAAAACTATTAATGTCAGGAGTAGCATTACTTACTGCATTCTCTTTAACCGCTTGCGGCGGCAATGATACGAAAGAAAGTTCAAAGGGCGGATCTACTGACGGGAAACAAACATTAACCGTGTCAGTTGATGGCGATGGGTATAAAAAATATATTGAAAGCATTAAAGGAGATTTCGAATCTGAAAATAATGCAGAAGTAAAAGTAGTAGTTATGGCAATGACAGACCAAGCGGATGCTTTAGCATTAGATGGTCCTGCTGGAACTGGTCCAGATGTATTTATCGCTCCTTATGACCGCGTTGGTTCAATGGGTAGCCAAGGTCATTTAGCGGAAGTTACAACACAGCCAGAAGGAATTACAGATACAGAATCAAAGCTAGTAACGTTTGAAGGAAAACAATATGGTACACCATTTGTTATCGAAACTTTAGTAGGTTTTTATAACAAAGATTTAATTAGCGAAATGCCAAAAGATTTCTCAGAGGTAGAAGCATTAACAAAAGATAGCAAATATGCATTCACATCTGAGTCAGGCAAGAACACTGCATTCTTAGCAAAATGGACAGACTTCTATTTTAGCTATGGATTAGTTGCAGGATATGGTGGATATGCATTCGGAAGCGAAGGTACAGATCCAACTGATATCGGTTTAAATAATGAAGGTACAATTGATGCAATTAAATATGCAAAAACTTGGTATGATCAATGGCCAAAAGGTATGCAAGACGTAACTGGTTCTGGTGACTTCATTACGGAAATGTTTACTACTGGTAAAACAGCTGTCATTATTGATGGTCCTTGGATGGCATCTACTTATAAAGATGCAGGCGTTAACTATGGTGTTGGTGCAATTCCTACATTACCAAACGGTGAAAAATTCGCTGCATTTGGTGGAGGAAAAGCCTGGGTAGCTTCTTCTTATGCTCAAAATCCAGAATTAGCTGCTAAATGGTTAGAGTATGTTGGTAACGCTGATAACTCAACAAAATTCTTTGAAGCTACAAATGAAATTCCTGCAAACACTATCGCACGTGAAGCAGTTCCTGCGGATAATGAATTAGCACAAGCTGTTATTGCAAACTTTGAAAACGCTTCTCCAATGCCTAATATTCAACAAATGGCTGAAGTATGGGATGGCGGACAATATCTAATGTTTGATGCAGTTTCTGGTGCAAAAACACCTGAACAATCTGCAGAAGATACAGTAAAGAATATTAAAGAATCTATTGAACAAAAATATAAATAA
- the treP gene encoding PTS system trehalose-specific EIIBC component, translating to MRKYTEQAKELLEHIGGSDNISVVTHCATRMRFVLNDSSKADIDSIEKIKLVKGTFTQAGQFQVIIGNEVSSFYNEFIEIAGVSDTSKDEAKQAAKQNMNFLQRMIAHLADIFTPLIPAIVVGGLILGFRNVIGEIKLVEGGTKALVEVSQFWAGANSFLWLIGEAIFHFLPVGITWAVARKMGATQILGIVLGITLVSPQLLNAYAVAGTQEVPFWDFGFAQVEMIGYQAQVIPAILAGLLLSFLELRLRKIVPNAISMIVVPFFALVPTVLIAHTVLGPIGWQIGSVISDVVYSGLTSTLGWLFAAVFGFAYAPLVITGLHHMTNAIDLQLMSEFGGTNLWPMIALSNIAQGSAVLAMIYLNRKDEQEKQVSIPAAISCYLGVTEPAMFGINLKYGFPFLAAMIGSLFAAIISVGSGVMANSIGVGGIPGILSIQPKYMVTFAIAMVVAIVIPIILTMIFSKLNMGKVSLKRVKG from the coding sequence ATGAGAAAATACACAGAACAGGCAAAAGAGCTTCTTGAACATATTGGTGGAAGCGATAACATTTCTGTTGTAACGCATTGTGCAACTAGAATGCGCTTTGTTTTAAATGATTCATCTAAGGCGGATATAGACAGCATTGAAAAAATAAAGCTTGTAAAGGGTACGTTTACGCAAGCGGGACAGTTCCAGGTTATTATCGGAAATGAGGTTTCCTCATTTTACAATGAATTTATTGAAATTGCCGGAGTGAGTGATACTTCTAAGGATGAGGCGAAACAAGCGGCAAAACAAAATATGAACTTCTTGCAAAGAATGATTGCCCATTTAGCGGATATTTTTACACCGTTAATTCCAGCGATTGTAGTTGGGGGATTAATTCTTGGATTCCGAAATGTCATTGGTGAAATTAAATTAGTCGAGGGTGGAACAAAAGCATTAGTAGAAGTTTCTCAATTTTGGGCTGGAGCAAATAGTTTTTTATGGTTAATTGGTGAAGCGATATTTCACTTTCTCCCTGTAGGAATTACGTGGGCAGTAGCAAGAAAAATGGGAGCTACTCAAATTCTTGGTATTGTATTAGGGATTACCTTAGTTTCTCCACAATTATTAAATGCATATGCAGTAGCAGGAACACAGGAAGTGCCATTTTGGGATTTTGGTTTTGCTCAAGTAGAAATGATTGGTTATCAAGCGCAAGTGATTCCCGCCATTTTAGCAGGATTATTACTTTCATTCCTAGAGTTGCGTTTGCGTAAAATCGTTCCTAATGCTATTTCGATGATTGTTGTGCCATTTTTTGCATTAGTACCAACTGTATTAATTGCTCATACCGTTTTAGGTCCAATCGGTTGGCAGATAGGTTCCGTGATTTCAGATGTTGTGTACTCTGGATTAACATCTACGTTAGGCTGGTTATTTGCAGCAGTATTTGGTTTTGCTTATGCACCACTCGTTATTACTGGATTGCATCATATGACAAATGCTATTGATTTACAATTAATGAGTGAATTTGGTGGAACAAATTTATGGCCAATGATCGCGTTATCCAACATTGCACAAGGATCAGCAGTACTTGCAATGATCTATTTAAATCGTAAAGACGAACAAGAAAAACAAGTATCGATTCCAGCAGCCATCTCTTGTTACTTAGGAGTAACAGAGCCCGCCATGTTTGGTATTAATTTAAAATATGGATTCCCATTCCTTGCCGCTATGATCGGTTCCCTATTTGCAGCAATTATTTCTGTTGGATCAGGAGTAATGGCAAACTCAATAGGTGTAGGTGGAATCCCTGGAATTCTATCCATTCAACCAAAATATATGGTTACCTTCGCAATCGCGATGGTTGTTGCAATTGTAATACCAATTATTCTAACAATGATTTTCTCTAAACTTAATATGGGGAAAGTTTCGTTAAAAAGAGTAAAAGGATAA
- a CDS encoding energy-coupling factor transporter transmembrane component T family protein yields MKSNESYLSHLNPALKLMTHILLMVILMTVHSAISTLAIWVCVFVLGLTLGGWKGKFLVKVLLPYSIFFVLTFWMLAAFGKGETVVWKWAWFTVTEESIGNGLLIALRMIAFVTIGLLFTTTTNLYVLMMSLIHQWKLSPKWAYGMLAGFRCIPMFQSDLAQLKEAHRIRGYKHSGTWKAFFRYAVPLITQAIRRSEQMAIAMEVRGFTGERDRTYYQKTIITSYDYLYFSMVMIIAISIALLL; encoded by the coding sequence ATCAAAAGCAACGAGTCTTATCTATCACATCTTAATCCAGCGCTGAAACTAATGACCCATATTTTGCTAATGGTCATCTTAATGACCGTTCATAGTGCAATTTCTACGTTAGCTATCTGGGTTTGTGTTTTCGTACTCGGTTTGACCCTTGGAGGATGGAAGGGGAAATTTCTAGTAAAAGTACTTCTTCCTTATTCCATCTTCTTTGTGCTTACCTTTTGGATGCTAGCGGCATTTGGGAAAGGCGAAACAGTGGTTTGGAAGTGGGCTTGGTTTACAGTAACAGAAGAAAGTATCGGAAATGGTTTGCTTATTGCATTGCGGATGATTGCCTTTGTTACAATTGGTTTACTTTTTACCACTACGACTAACTTATACGTATTAATGATGAGTCTTATTCACCAATGGAAATTATCCCCGAAATGGGCATATGGAATGTTGGCTGGCTTTCGCTGTATTCCAATGTTCCAATCTGATTTGGCACAATTGAAGGAAGCACATCGGATTAGAGGGTATAAGCATAGCGGAACTTGGAAAGCCTTCTTCCGATATGCTGTGCCTTTGATCACACAAGCAATCCGTCGTTCTGAGCAAATGGCAATAGCCATGGAAGTAAGAGGTTTTACAGGGGAAAGGGATAGAACATACTATCAAAAGACGATTATTACTTCATATGATTATTTATATTTTAGCATGGTGATGATTATTGCGATTAGTATCGCGCTATTATTGTAA
- a CDS encoding ABC transporter ATP-binding protein, producing the protein MSSLLGCNHLTVRFFEDKEPVLKEVSLHINQGEKVLILGPSGSGKSTIISVLAGIIPEHIEASVSGEVTRKKRAGVLFQNPDTQFCMEHVDEEIAFSLENRKVPREEMDAIIHELLEKVGLAINPHTPIANLSGGMKQRLALASLLALEPEVLFLDEPTAQLDPSGRKEVFEVIKGTAARAGQTMVMVEHVLDGCIEWMDRVILLSKNGKIIAEGKPEMVLNQYKAEMQEAGIWFPKVFPYKWEELIQEESHPRRVDLIHKYESKKARLESENIYNPVLETNHLEAAYLKETILENIDFTVNKGEWIAVIGNNGAGKSTFLKILAHLKKSKKGEIRFQGKELKKWRDRDLYQHLGFVFQNPEFQFINQTVFDEIAFSGIQYQWKEGDIKKRTTELLKEFGLEPYQDQHPFTLSFGQKRRLSVATMLLLDQDILLLDEPTFGQDAKSSHDLLQVLEKRKKEGTSIIMVTHDMDIVDQYADQVVVLHQKKLAFADHPYLLFSNQELCKKLAIVPPIHYQLFADLKEVEENQKQRVLSITS; encoded by the coding sequence ATGAGTTCATTGTTAGGATGTAACCATCTAACTGTGCGCTTCTTTGAGGATAAGGAACCTGTCCTCAAAGAAGTTTCCCTGCATATCAATCAAGGCGAGAAAGTATTAATATTAGGTCCTAGTGGCAGTGGGAAATCTACTATTATATCTGTTTTAGCTGGAATTATTCCAGAACATATAGAAGCTAGTGTTTCTGGAGAAGTAACTAGGAAAAAAAGAGCTGGTGTCCTTTTTCAAAATCCTGACACACAATTTTGCATGGAGCATGTGGATGAGGAAATTGCCTTTAGCCTAGAGAATCGTAAAGTTCCAAGGGAAGAAATGGACGCAATAATTCATGAGCTGCTTGAAAAAGTAGGATTAGCAATAAATCCCCACACTCCTATTGCTAATCTTTCAGGAGGAATGAAGCAACGACTAGCATTAGCCAGTCTATTAGCATTAGAACCAGAAGTACTCTTTTTGGATGAACCAACAGCTCAACTGGATCCCTCTGGTAGAAAAGAAGTTTTTGAGGTGATTAAAGGTACCGCAGCTAGAGCTGGTCAAACAATGGTTATGGTAGAGCATGTACTAGATGGCTGTATAGAATGGATGGATCGTGTCATTCTTTTAAGTAAAAATGGCAAAATAATTGCTGAAGGCAAACCAGAAATGGTCCTAAACCAGTATAAAGCGGAGATGCAAGAAGCTGGTATATGGTTTCCCAAAGTGTTCCCATATAAGTGGGAGGAGTTAATTCAAGAGGAGAGTCATCCAAGAAGAGTAGACCTTATCCATAAATATGAAAGTAAAAAAGCAAGGCTCGAGTCTGAGAATATATACAATCCAGTTCTTGAAACGAATCATTTAGAAGCAGCTTACTTGAAAGAAACTATTTTAGAAAATATAGATTTTACGGTGAATAAGGGAGAATGGATTGCTGTTATTGGTAATAATGGTGCGGGAAAAAGTACTTTCCTAAAGATACTTGCACATCTAAAAAAGAGCAAAAAGGGAGAAATCCGTTTTCAGGGGAAGGAACTAAAAAAATGGCGAGACAGAGACTTATATCAGCACTTAGGCTTCGTATTCCAAAATCCTGAGTTCCAATTTATCAATCAAACTGTATTTGATGAAATTGCCTTTTCTGGTATTCAGTATCAATGGAAGGAAGGGGATATTAAGAAACGAACGACAGAGCTTTTGAAGGAATTTGGTTTAGAGCCTTATCAAGATCAACATCCTTTTACCCTTAGCTTTGGACAGAAAAGAAGATTGAGTGTGGCGACCATGCTGTTATTAGATCAAGATATTCTTCTGTTAGATGAACCTACCTTTGGGCAAGATGCGAAATCTTCTCATGATTTATTACAGGTTCTTGAAAAAAGAAAGAAGGAAGGAACTTCTATTATTATGGTTACACATGATATGGATATTGTCGATCAATATGCAGACCAAGTCGTTGTCCTACATCAAAAAAAACTAGCCTTTGCTGATCATCCATATCTTCTTTTTTCCAATCAAGAGCTTTGTAAGAAGCTAGCTATTGTGCCTCCTATTCATTATCAATTATTCGCTGATCTAAAGGAGGTTGAAGAAAATCAAAAGCAACGAGTCTTATCTATCACATCTTAA
- a CDS encoding ECF transporter S component, with product MNWKIKEVVLLVVIAVACGVLYMGWSTLWLPISAIVGPVGANFMFGIWVIASPIVAYILQKPGAALIAEVVAASVELLIGSHFGLQALLIGVFQGIGAEIAFAIFRYKKYHVSVLMLSGALAACGSMLYSIIAEGFSYYTTTTLVLTFIIQVISGLVLGGLLAKAIVDGLGKTGVLNGYAINRSNRKKENNDEFIVRM from the coding sequence ATGAACTGGAAAATCAAAGAGGTAGTCTTATTAGTAGTTATCGCTGTAGCATGTGGCGTCCTTTATATGGGATGGTCCACTTTATGGCTTCCGATTTCAGCAATCGTTGGTCCAGTTGGTGCTAACTTTATGTTTGGAATATGGGTTATTGCGAGTCCAATTGTTGCTTATATTTTGCAAAAGCCGGGAGCAGCTTTAATTGCAGAAGTGGTTGCAGCTTCTGTTGAGCTTTTGATTGGCAGTCATTTTGGATTACAAGCACTTTTAATAGGAGTCTTTCAAGGAATCGGAGCTGAAATAGCTTTTGCGATCTTCCGCTATAAAAAATACCATGTTTCTGTCTTAATGTTATCAGGGGCATTAGCTGCTTGTGGAAGCATGCTATATAGCATAATTGCAGAGGGGTTTTCGTATTATACAACGACAACGCTTGTTCTAACCTTTATTATTCAAGTAATTAGTGGGCTTGTTTTAGGGGGATTATTAGCAAAAGCAATTGTTGATGGGCTTGGTAAAACAGGTGTCCTAAATGGATATGCTATCAATAGATCGAATCGGAAGAAGGAGAATAATGATGAGTTCATTGTTAGGATGTAA
- the tenA gene encoding thiaminase II — translation MSFSQALRTQADPIFQAIFEHPFVQGIGKGDLKKEQLIHYVKQDFEYLNAFMKIYGLAISKSADRKDMELFNNQISFVLHSETHPHNNFCEVAGVKYEDLQGFPVAPSAHHYIRHMLTVAHQGGIADIIAALLPCPWTYVEIGKKLLEEVNPDSTHPFYDWIHFYGDGPMTVTTPLCQRLDDLAETLNEEQKEKLMEYFLLSCQLEYKFWDMAYKLEDWPVKTIEVTV, via the coding sequence ATGAGTTTTTCACAAGCATTACGCACACAGGCTGACCCAATCTTTCAGGCAATTTTTGAACATCCATTTGTTCAAGGGATTGGAAAAGGGGATTTAAAGAAAGAACAGCTTATTCATTACGTGAAACAAGACTTTGAATATTTAAATGCTTTTATGAAAATTTACGGATTAGCTATTTCCAAAAGTGCGGATAGAAAGGATATGGAGCTATTCAATAACCAAATTTCCTTTGTGCTACATAGTGAAACGCATCCTCATAATAATTTTTGTGAAGTAGCAGGCGTTAAATATGAAGATCTACAAGGGTTTCCAGTAGCTCCTTCTGCTCACCATTATATCCGTCATATGCTAACGGTTGCTCATCAAGGTGGAATTGCTGATATTATAGCGGCGCTTTTGCCTTGTCCATGGACGTATGTTGAAATCGGGAAAAAACTTTTAGAAGAGGTAAACCCAGATAGTACCCATCCTTTTTATGACTGGATTCATTTCTACGGGGATGGTCCTATGACAGTTACTACGCCCCTTTGTCAGCGATTAGATGATCTTGCTGAAACGCTTAATGAAGAACAGAAGGAAAAGCTAATGGAGTATTTTCTATTAAGCTGCCAACTAGAATATAAGTTTTGGGATATGGCATATAAGCTGGAGGATTGGCCAGTAAAAACCATTGAGGTGACTGTATGA
- a CDS encoding L-lactate dehydrogenase, with amino-acid sequence MKQQNINRVVLIGTGAVGCSYAYSLINQGVTEELVLIDVNKKRAEGEAMDLNHGSPFAPAPTKVWAGDYSDCGDADLIVITAGLPQKPGETRLDLVAKNTAIFKSIVKEITASGFDGIYLIATNPVDILTYVVWKESGLPKERVIGSGTTLDSARFRYMLGEYFDVDTRNIHAAIIGEHGDTELPVWSSTTIGLESIETKLAKNDKYSQKDLDELFINVRDAAYHIIERKGATYYGIGMSLVRITKAILGNENSILPVSAYLDGEYGHEDIYIGVPAIINRQGIREVVELKLDEKETEQFNHSVEVLRQTMNSALN; translated from the coding sequence ATGAAACAACAAAATATAAATCGCGTCGTTTTAATTGGTACAGGTGCTGTAGGATGTAGCTATGCTTATTCATTAATTAACCAAGGTGTTACAGAAGAACTTGTTTTAATTGATGTAAACAAAAAAAGAGCAGAAGGGGAGGCAATGGATTTAAATCACGGCAGCCCATTTGCTCCAGCTCCAACAAAAGTATGGGCTGGCGATTACTCTGACTGTGGAGATGCAGACTTAATTGTCATCACTGCAGGTTTACCACAAAAACCAGGGGAGACTCGTTTAGATTTAGTTGCGAAAAACACAGCAATCTTTAAAAGCATTGTGAAAGAAATTACTGCTAGTGGATTTGATGGCATTTATTTAATTGCAACAAACCCAGTTGATATTCTTACTTATGTTGTTTGGAAAGAGTCTGGTTTACCAAAAGAGCGTGTAATCGGTTCTGGGACTACATTAGATTCTGCCCGTTTCCGCTATATGCTAGGTGAGTATTTTGATGTAGATACACGCAACATACATGCTGCCATTATCGGTGAGCACGGAGATACGGAGTTGCCAGTATGGAGCAGTACAACTATTGGATTAGAAAGCATTGAAACAAAACTAGCTAAAAATGATAAATACTCTCAAAAAGATCTAGATGAACTTTTCATAAATGTTCGAGATGCCGCTTACCATATTATTGAGCGCAAAGGTGCTACTTATTATGGAATCGGAATGTCTCTCGTACGTATCACAAAAGCTATTCTCGGAAATGAAAATTCTATATTGCCAGTGTCTGCTTACTTAGACGGTGAATACGGTCATGAAGACATCTATATTGGTGTTCCCGCCATTATTAATCGTCAAGGAATTCGTGAGGTAGTAGAGTTGAAACTAGACGAAAAAGAAACAGAACAATTTAACCACTCTGTGGAAGTTCTTAGACAAACTATGAACTCTGCCTTAAACTAA
- a CDS encoding MGMT family protein, with protein MKPFTKKVVEIIADIPMGKVMTYGQIAKIAGSPRAARQVVRVLHSLSEKYQLPWHRVLNSKGCIGLTGEHGQLQRRMLEEEGVLFQQNGSVPLIECGYEPLHLMGENE; from the coding sequence ATGAAGCCTTTTACGAAAAAGGTAGTAGAAATTATTGCAGATATTCCTATGGGAAAAGTAATGACATATGGGCAAATTGCGAAGATTGCGGGCAGTCCTAGAGCAGCAAGACAAGTTGTTAGGGTCCTTCATTCCTTATCTGAAAAGTATCAGCTCCCATGGCATAGAGTGCTTAATAGTAAAGGCTGTATTGGATTAACAGGTGAACATGGGCAGCTTCAAAGAAGGATGCTAGAAGAAGAAGGAGTTTTATTTCAGCAAAATGGATCGGTTCCTTTAATAGAATGTGGGTATGAGCCCCTTCATTTAATGGGTGAAAATGAATAA
- a CDS encoding NAD(P)/FAD-dependent oxidoreductase, translating to MDHIELFDVTIIGGGPAGLYSAFYSGLREMKTKIIEFLPQLGGKLHLYPEKMIWDVGGITPMPGERLREQLVQQGLTFKPEVVTNTKIHSISKNEEGIFLLETDSGEIHYSKTVIVAVGSGIVTPQKLKIEGAERFEVSNLNYTVKSLMHFRDKVVVLSGGGNSAVDWALELEPIAKKVYLTCRKDTLAGHEAKARELLESNVECLFHTSITKLIANENHNRIDSVELTNTQSEEVTTLKVDEVVINHGYEMDSSLLKNSKLKIDMLEDFYIAGNVNSETSVPGIFAAGDILKHEGKVHLIAGAFQDAANAVNKAKLYIQPEASNSAMVSSHNELFEEKNKELIKNMIHCDDCSVMKVRA from the coding sequence ATGGATCATATAGAACTATTCGATGTGACGATAATTGGCGGCGGACCGGCAGGACTGTATTCTGCTTTTTATAGTGGATTAAGAGAAATGAAGACAAAAATTATTGAGTTTCTACCACAGTTAGGCGGAAAGCTGCATTTATATCCAGAGAAAATGATCTGGGATGTTGGCGGCATCACTCCAATGCCAGGTGAAAGGTTAAGAGAGCAGCTTGTACAGCAAGGCTTGACCTTTAAGCCTGAAGTAGTAACAAATACGAAGATTCATTCTATTTCTAAAAATGAGGAAGGCATTTTCCTATTAGAAACAGATTCAGGAGAAATCCATTATTCCAAAACAGTTATCGTTGCAGTAGGAAGCGGAATAGTCACTCCACAAAAATTAAAAATAGAAGGTGCCGAACGGTTTGAAGTGTCAAACTTAAACTATACGGTGAAATCTTTAATGCACTTTAGAGACAAAGTGGTTGTTCTTTCTGGTGGCGGAAACTCAGCTGTTGATTGGGCACTTGAACTGGAGCCGATAGCAAAGAAAGTGTATTTAACATGTCGAAAGGATACACTTGCAGGTCACGAGGCGAAAGCGAGAGAATTGTTAGAAAGCAATGTAGAGTGTTTATTCCATACATCTATTACGAAACTGATTGCTAACGAAAATCATAATCGTATTGATTCAGTTGAATTAACAAATACACAATCAGAAGAAGTAACTACTCTAAAGGTAGATGAAGTGGTTATTAACCATGGCTATGAAATGGATTCTTCTCTATTAAAAAATAGTAAATTAAAAATTGACATGCTTGAAGATTTTTACATAGCAGGCAATGTTAATAGTGAAACATCTGTACCAGGAATTTTTGCTGCTGGAGATATCCTAAAGCATGAAGGAAAAGTCCATTTAATAGCAGGGGCTTTCCAAGACGCAGCAAATGCAGTCAATAAAGCCAAATTATATATCCAACCGGAAGCAAGCAATAGTGCTATGGTGTCATCACATAATGAACTATTTGAAGAAAAGAACAAAGAACTAATCAAAAACATGATCCATTGTGACGACTGTTCCGTGATGAAAGTACGTGCATAA
- a CDS encoding quaternary amine ABC transporter ATP-binding protein: MHKIEVKNLTKIFGGNPKEGLKRLQAGEEKTKILKETGMTIGVDSASFHVKQGEFFVIMGLSGSGKSTLIRLINRLIEPTSGEVLIDGKNITTMNKKELIETRRKKLSMVFQNFALFPNRTVQENVEYGLEIQGHPKKERAEKAIKAIHDVGLKGYEASFPNQLSGGMQQRVGLARALANDSDILLMDEAFSALDPLIRKEMQDELIRLQNKLGKTIIFITHDLDEALKLGDRIAIMKNGSIVQLGTAEEILENPANDYVSTFVEDVDRSKVLVAGQIMKQPDLITTWKDGPRVAVRKMEEAGLSSIFVVDKDKQLKGILTIDAAINAYKENKWVEDVLEHDFHSTTYDTPLNDLIGVAAESKFPIAVTENNRLLGIIVRVSILSGLILGKEQKEAII; encoded by the coding sequence ATGCATAAGATCGAAGTCAAAAATCTCACAAAGATATTTGGAGGCAACCCCAAAGAAGGGCTTAAAAGACTCCAAGCAGGCGAAGAAAAAACGAAAATACTGAAAGAAACTGGGATGACAATTGGAGTCGATAGTGCTTCTTTTCATGTAAAACAAGGAGAGTTCTTTGTCATTATGGGTTTATCCGGGAGTGGAAAATCTACACTTATTCGTCTAATCAATCGACTTATCGAGCCAACTTCTGGTGAAGTCCTAATAGATGGAAAAAACATTACCACCATGAACAAAAAGGAGCTTATAGAAACCCGTCGGAAAAAACTTAGTATGGTTTTTCAGAATTTTGCGTTATTTCCAAATCGCACCGTACAGGAAAATGTAGAATACGGATTAGAAATTCAAGGCCATCCTAAGAAGGAGCGTGCAGAAAAGGCTATTAAAGCAATTCATGATGTTGGTCTTAAAGGCTATGAAGCCAGTTTCCCTAATCAGCTAAGTGGGGGTATGCAACAACGTGTAGGTCTAGCTAGAGCATTAGCAAATGATAGCGATATCCTTTTAATGGATGAAGCCTTTAGCGCTTTGGATCCACTAATTCGTAAAGAAATGCAGGATGAACTCATTCGTTTACAAAACAAGCTAGGGAAAACTATTATTTTCATCACCCACGACCTAGACGAAGCACTCAAGCTAGGTGATCGAATTGCCATTATGAAAAATGGCTCCATTGTACAATTAGGTACAGCTGAAGAAATTTTAGAAAATCCAGCGAATGATTATGTATCTACCTTTGTAGAAGATGTCGATCGTTCCAAAGTTTTAGTTGCTGGACAAATTATGAAGCAGCCAGATCTTATTACTACGTGGAAGGATGGACCTAGGGTAGCAGTAAGAAAAATGGAAGAAGCTGGTCTATCAAGTATTTTTGTAGTAGATAAGGATAAGCAATTAAAAGGTATCCTTACTATTGATGCTGCCATCAATGCGTACAAAGAAAATAAATGGGTGGAGGATGTATTAGAGCATGATTTCCATTCCACCACATACGACACTCCATTAAATGACTTAATTGGAGTTGCAGCAGAATCAAAATTTCCTATTGCAGTTACAGAAAATAATAGATTACTAGGAATCATCGTACGAGTCTCTATATTGTCTGGACTTATTCTCGGAAAAGAACAAAAGGAGGCTATCATATGA